A single Anatilimnocola floriformis DNA region contains:
- a CDS encoding riboflavin synthase has product MFTGLVEELGTITAVVPQGAAVELSLRAPLVASDAALGDSIAVNGCCLTVVRRDNDLLTFEAGSETLSRTNLGKLQPGSRVNLERSLKVGDRLGGHYVSGHIDGLGALDVRREEGPWAFLWFRLPRELSRQLAAKASIAVDGVSLTLVEVTNDSFSVALIPHTLAVTTLGALKPGDAVNLETDLLAKYVQRQLEFLKS; this is encoded by the coding sequence ATGTTTACTGGCCTCGTGGAAGAATTGGGAACCATCACCGCCGTCGTGCCGCAGGGGGCCGCCGTGGAGCTTTCGCTCCGCGCGCCGCTCGTGGCCAGCGATGCCGCGCTGGGCGACAGCATCGCGGTCAACGGTTGTTGCCTGACAGTGGTTCGCCGTGACAACGATCTGCTGACGTTCGAAGCCGGCAGCGAAACGCTCTCGCGCACCAACCTCGGCAAGTTGCAGCCCGGCAGCCGCGTGAACCTCGAGCGCTCGCTGAAAGTCGGCGATCGCCTCGGTGGCCACTACGTCAGCGGACACATCGACGGCCTCGGCGCACTCGATGTTCGCCGTGAAGAAGGCCCGTGGGCTTTCCTCTGGTTTCGTTTGCCGCGCGAACTTTCGCGGCAACTAGCGGCCAAGGCTTCGATCGCCGTCGACGGCGTGAGCCTGACGCTGGTCGAAGTCACCAACGACAGCTTCAGCGTCGCCCTAATCCCTCACACGCTCGCGGTCACCACGCTCGGCGCACTCAAGCCGGGCGATGCCGTGAATCTCGAAACCGATCTCCTCGCCAAATACGTGCAACGACAGCTGGAATTCCTGAAATCCTAA
- the accD gene encoding acetyl-CoA carboxylase, carboxyltransferase subunit beta yields MASSAPTSTTAPAASSPVPSQTSESTMKQRTKRGVPEGLWQRCPGCGASIYKKEAEKNHNVCPQCEYHFYVSAPERVQQLCDEGTFEEWDAHLMPTDPLQFADSKPYKERLLAEQKRTGMTDAAVTGGGMIRARRVAVGVTDSAFIMGSMGSVVGERLARLVERATAEKLPLIIVSGSGGGARMHEGILSLMQMAKVSAALARYDRAGGLFISVLTNPTMGGVAASFASLGDLVFAEPKALIGFAGPRTIKATIRLELPKGFQTSEFLLQHGFVDRIVPRTRLKSEIARAIDYCGK; encoded by the coding sequence ATGGCTTCTTCCGCACCGACCTCCACCACTGCCCCGGCAGCCTCCTCTCCTGTCCCCTCGCAAACTTCCGAAAGCACCATGAAGCAGCGGACCAAGCGCGGCGTTCCCGAAGGTCTGTGGCAGCGCTGCCCAGGCTGCGGCGCGTCGATCTATAAGAAGGAAGCGGAGAAGAACCACAACGTCTGCCCGCAGTGCGAATACCACTTCTACGTTTCGGCGCCGGAGCGCGTCCAGCAGCTGTGCGACGAAGGGACGTTTGAAGAGTGGGACGCCCACTTGATGCCGACCGATCCGCTGCAATTCGCCGACTCGAAGCCGTACAAAGAACGCCTACTCGCCGAACAAAAACGAACCGGCATGACCGACGCTGCCGTAACCGGCGGCGGCATGATTCGCGCCCGCCGCGTAGCCGTGGGCGTGACCGACTCGGCGTTCATCATGGGAAGCATGGGTTCGGTCGTTGGCGAACGGCTGGCCCGTCTCGTCGAACGTGCGACCGCGGAAAAGTTGCCGCTAATCATCGTCAGTGGTTCCGGCGGTGGAGCTCGTATGCACGAAGGCATCCTGTCGCTCATGCAAATGGCGAAGGTCTCGGCAGCGCTCGCGCGCTACGATCGCGCCGGCGGTTTGTTCATCTCGGTCCTCACCAATCCCACGATGGGCGGTGTCGCCGCGAGCTTTGCTTCGCTCGGCGATCTTGTGTTCGCCGAACCGAAAGCCCTCATCGGTTTTGCTGGTCCGCGCACGATCAAAGCCACCATCCGCTTGGAACTGCCGAAGGGTTTTCAAACCAGCGAGTTCCTGCTGCAGCACGGCTTCGTCGATCGCATCGTGCCGCGCACTCGACTGAAGAGTGAAATCGCCCGCGCGATTGATTACTGCGGCAAGTAG
- a CDS encoding response regulator → MKRILDIGNCSHDFGLISGMLRKQFAAEVVQCHGPDDSLDALRHGQFDLVLVNRQLDQDYSSGLDIIQTIKADPQLSSIPVMMVTNYAEHQAQAVASGALPGFGKRELYTDQTQQRLGAVLS, encoded by the coding sequence ATGAAGCGCATTCTCGATATCGGCAACTGCTCTCACGACTTTGGTCTCATCAGCGGCATGCTGCGAAAGCAGTTTGCCGCCGAGGTCGTGCAGTGCCATGGGCCGGATGATTCGCTCGATGCGCTCCGCCATGGCCAGTTCGATTTGGTCCTGGTCAATCGTCAGCTCGATCAGGATTACAGCAGCGGCCTCGATATCATTCAGACGATCAAGGCCGATCCACAGTTGTCTTCGATTCCCGTGATGATGGTAACCAACTACGCCGAGCATCAGGCTCAAGCAGTCGCTTCCGGCGCACTTCCCGGCTTCGGAAAGCGCGAACTGTATACCGATCAAACGCAACAGCGACTTGGCGCGGTTCTCTCGTAA
- a CDS encoding transporter, which translates to MLRILPAASLSLLCVLTLSLPAIARSRGRVISLEEAAESSIDLSAVRFIQDAEEANERKTLMLWNSSAEQIGGPPGWDEPLASDRPDFTEASCTVGRGVCQLEMGYTYFHDNDGATSFDGHSLPEMLLRIGVLADWLELRIAWNFGREQLRTGGVGIQTSGFDDLYVGLKLGLTPQQGILPEMALMPQMSVPLGSAFSANRVLPGVNWLYGWEINDFLTTAGSTQLNLSVDPTTGNEYTEFAQSWTIGYSLAEKLGMYTEWFVFSPAGADTARTEHYLDAGLTYSVSNNLQLDVRIGKGVSAAAVDLFAGAGLVSRF; encoded by the coding sequence ATGTTGAGAATCCTGCCCGCCGCGAGTCTATCCCTGCTTTGCGTGCTCACGTTGTCACTGCCAGCAATCGCGCGATCGCGCGGACGAGTGATTTCGCTCGAAGAAGCAGCCGAGTCGTCGATCGACCTCAGCGCGGTGCGTTTCATTCAAGACGCCGAAGAGGCGAACGAGCGCAAGACGCTGATGCTCTGGAATTCTAGCGCCGAGCAGATTGGCGGGCCGCCCGGTTGGGACGAACCGCTGGCCAGCGATCGGCCCGACTTCACCGAGGCTTCGTGCACGGTGGGCCGCGGCGTGTGTCAGCTCGAAATGGGTTACACGTACTTTCACGACAACGATGGCGCGACGAGTTTCGATGGCCATTCGTTGCCCGAGATGCTGCTGCGAATCGGCGTGCTTGCCGATTGGTTGGAACTGCGGATTGCTTGGAACTTCGGTCGTGAACAATTGCGAACCGGCGGCGTGGGAATACAAACGTCGGGCTTCGACGATCTGTACGTCGGCCTCAAGCTCGGACTCACGCCACAGCAAGGCATTCTGCCCGAGATGGCACTCATGCCGCAAATGAGCGTGCCGCTGGGAAGCGCGTTCAGCGCGAACCGCGTGTTGCCCGGCGTGAACTGGCTCTACGGCTGGGAGATCAACGACTTCCTGACGACGGCCGGTAGCACGCAGCTGAATTTGTCGGTGGATCCAACGACCGGCAACGAGTACACCGAGTTTGCCCAGTCGTGGACGATCGGCTATTCGCTGGCCGAGAAACTCGGCATGTATACCGAGTGGTTTGTCTTCTCACCCGCCGGCGCCGACACGGCCCGCACCGAACATTATCTCGATGCCGGGCTGACCTATAGCGTGTCGAACAATTTGCAACTCGATGTGCGGATCGGCAAGGGAGTGAGCGCCGCCGCGGTGGATCTCTTCGCGGGGGCCGGGCTCGTATCGCGATTCTAA
- a CDS encoding outer membrane protein assembly factor BamB family protein yields MQRTNAMVAIFSSLFLGAVAATFIPGCQPNKPGPALTTDSGSTTTEGDRKPAEKPKPTEKPLDPVDMPPPKPTLGEPMPPQEGLKKEEEKKAEEKAVEAVKPAEVKPAEVKPAEEAKPAEAPKPAEEAKPAETPKPDQVVALAPNPPAGDPKVLTDNPVMKKGDWGQWGGNSMRNNVPITDVAPMEFAPGKFDRKTGAWDSKKAKNIKWVATLGSQSYGNTIVGHGKVVLGTNNSNGYLKRYPADVDLGCLVAFDEKTGKFLWQHSSEKLHTGRVHDWPLMGICCSPMIEGNRLWFVTSRGEVKCLDTEGMLDGKDDGPVTREPARIFDVVRADEAADDKLGGILKELEGGKLSADLRARFATAGAELDAADPELKLDEKVKAPAKKWNFKAKSNGIEREFYLMLAGPRLSAFRITTADDKDEADVIWSYDMMKNLGTSQHNMCSCSVTTWGDLLFVNSSNGVDESHLVVPAPDAPSFICMDKNTGEVYWTDNSPRDLILHGQWSSPTVAILGGEAQVLFGGGDAWLYSFKANKGKDGKPELLWKFDCNPKDSILELGGRGTRNDIICTPVVYDNKVYFATGQDPEHGEGLGIFWCIDPLKRGDISEKIVKNRDPAKNPVARKRIQAAVEEEGDVIEDNPNSGVVWKFTEYDWDGNGEIDDFLEKFHRAISTPVIKDGLIFIPDFSGLFHCIDAKTGKVYWAYDMLAAAWGSPMIAGDKVYVGDEDGDITVFEVKKEPHDPVAEINMLNSVYSTPIIANGVMYIANKDHVFAIQEPVGGEEK; encoded by the coding sequence ATGCAACGAACCAATGCCATGGTGGCGATTTTCAGCAGCCTATTTCTGGGCGCGGTGGCGGCAACCTTCATTCCAGGCTGCCAGCCGAACAAGCCAGGCCCGGCGCTGACCACCGACTCCGGTAGCACCACCACCGAAGGCGATCGCAAGCCGGCTGAGAAACCCAAGCCGACCGAAAAACCGCTCGACCCGGTCGATATGCCGCCGCCGAAGCCGACTCTCGGCGAACCAATGCCGCCGCAAGAAGGGCTGAAGAAGGAAGAAGAAAAGAAGGCCGAAGAAAAGGCTGTTGAAGCAGTCAAGCCGGCCGAAGTCAAACCGGCCGAAGTGAAGCCCGCCGAAGAGGCTAAACCTGCTGAGGCTCCAAAGCCTGCTGAAGAAGCCAAGCCGGCGGAAACGCCGAAGCCGGATCAAGTCGTGGCGCTCGCTCCTAACCCGCCCGCCGGCGATCCTAAAGTTCTCACCGACAATCCCGTGATGAAAAAGGGAGACTGGGGTCAGTGGGGCGGCAACTCGATGCGCAACAACGTGCCGATCACCGATGTGGCGCCCATGGAGTTTGCTCCCGGCAAGTTCGATCGCAAGACCGGCGCTTGGGACAGCAAGAAGGCAAAGAACATCAAGTGGGTCGCCACGCTCGGTAGCCAGTCGTATGGCAACACCATCGTCGGTCACGGCAAAGTGGTGCTTGGGACGAACAACAGCAACGGTTATTTGAAGCGTTATCCCGCCGATGTCGATCTCGGCTGCTTGGTGGCCTTTGATGAAAAGACCGGCAAGTTTCTCTGGCAACACAGCAGCGAAAAGCTGCACACCGGCCGCGTTCACGATTGGCCGCTGATGGGTATTTGCTGCTCACCCATGATCGAAGGGAACCGCCTGTGGTTCGTAACGAGCCGCGGCGAAGTGAAGTGCCTCGATACCGAAGGGATGCTCGACGGTAAGGACGACGGCCCGGTCACTCGCGAACCGGCCCGTATTTTTGACGTCGTCCGCGCCGACGAAGCCGCCGATGACAAGCTCGGCGGCATCTTGAAAGAACTCGAAGGTGGCAAGCTCTCGGCCGACTTGCGAGCTCGCTTTGCGACGGCAGGTGCGGAACTCGACGCTGCCGATCCCGAGCTGAAGCTCGACGAAAAAGTGAAAGCTCCCGCCAAGAAGTGGAACTTCAAAGCCAAGTCGAACGGCATTGAACGAGAGTTCTACCTGATGCTCGCTGGTCCGCGCTTGAGCGCGTTCCGCATCACGACGGCTGACGACAAAGACGAAGCCGACGTGATCTGGTCTTACGACATGATGAAGAATCTCGGCACGAGCCAGCACAACATGTGCAGCTGCTCGGTCACGACTTGGGGCGATTTGCTCTTCGTGAACAGCAGCAACGGCGTGGATGAATCGCACCTCGTCGTGCCTGCTCCCGATGCCCCCAGCTTCATCTGCATGGACAAGAACACGGGCGAGGTTTATTGGACCGACAACAGCCCGCGCGATCTGATCCTGCACGGTCAATGGTCATCGCCCACGGTGGCAATTCTCGGCGGCGAAGCTCAAGTTCTGTTCGGCGGCGGCGACGCCTGGCTGTACAGCTTCAAAGCCAACAAGGGAAAAGACGGCAAGCCGGAGCTCCTCTGGAAGTTTGACTGCAATCCCAAGGACAGCATTCTGGAACTTGGTGGCCGCGGCACGCGAAACGACATCATTTGCACGCCGGTGGTTTACGACAACAAAGTCTATTTCGCCACCGGCCAGGATCCGGAGCACGGCGAAGGGTTGGGTATTTTCTGGTGCATCGATCCGCTGAAGCGCGGCGACATCAGCGAGAAAATCGTAAAGAATCGCGACCCCGCCAAGAACCCTGTCGCTCGCAAGCGGATCCAAGCCGCGGTGGAGGAAGAAGGGGATGTCATCGAAGATAACCCCAACAGCGGCGTGGTCTGGAAGTTCACCGAGTACGACTGGGACGGCAACGGTGAGATCGACGACTTCCTCGAGAAGTTTCACCGCGCGATCAGCACGCCAGTGATTAAAGATGGCTTGATCTTCATTCCTGATTTCAGCGGTTTGTTCCACTGCATCGATGCCAAGACCGGCAAGGTTTATTGGGCGTACGACATGCTCGCCGCGGCTTGGGGTTCTCCCATGATTGCTGGCGATAAGGTCTACGTCGGCGACGAGGACGGCGACATCACGGTCTTCGAAGTAAAGAAGGAACCACACGATCCAGTTGCCGAAATCAACATGCTAAACAGCGTCTACAGCACGCCGATCATTGCGAACGGCGTGATGTATATCGCCAACAAGGACCACGTCTTCGCGATCCAAGAACCAGTTGGCGGCGAAGAAAAGTAA
- a CDS encoding outer membrane protein assembly factor BamB family protein: MKRSGFVGLFVGWLLIASLAATFAAAQEAKTDATAKADPLDWPYWRGPEWNSISRETGLPDTINPGGGAGSNLAWKREDLGGRSTPVVLRGKLYYLTRHNPGTNKECEKIVCLDAATGETKWESIHNVWSSDVPDTRVGWSNVVGDPETGFVYALGANGLFKCLDGENGKIQWQIPLHEQYGVLTTYGGRTNSPIICEDMVIFGSVIIGWGEMAQPAHRILAFDKRNGQVRWFISTRLRPEDTIYNNPTIAVIKGQKLMITGAGDGWVYGIQPRTGKKVWEYQFSKRGLNLAPTVDGDVIYMAHSEENPPPDVTKVGAVAALDGTQEGNVSKTAEIWKTLEIADGKSSILKVKDRLYCPDDGGKLFVLDAKDGEEVCKKIGLGTINFGAPVYADGKIFYSEKNGRWYILTPDETKGATGWERTGKGKTNGTFNQGDECWASPVVSHGRLYILTTGALYCFEDKAKKKGADPQPPQPQESPVSEDQTPAQLQIVPAELLLKPGEKQTYTARLYNARGQFLKTTEAKFAVDANGTITEGGEFTAATDAKHVAAIVTASVGELKARARVRIIPPLPWKFDMEGLTDAPITWIGARYRHQLRKGPDGNSFLAKITTIPKGTRSRASLGPSDLHDYTIQADMLPHELDKKQPDMGLIAQGYTFEISGERNLLQIGSWISHDKRYFATKKFELEPGNWYTLKLQAANVDGQAVVKAKVWKRADKEPTEWSLELTDPQPNKVGAPGLFGNATNAEVFIDNVTVTPNN; the protein is encoded by the coding sequence ATGAAACGTTCTGGCTTCGTTGGCCTTTTCGTCGGCTGGCTGTTGATTGCTTCACTCGCTGCAACTTTTGCTGCCGCTCAGGAAGCGAAGACTGACGCCACGGCGAAAGCCGATCCGCTCGACTGGCCGTATTGGCGTGGACCAGAGTGGAACAGCATTTCGCGCGAGACCGGTTTGCCAGACACGATCAATCCTGGCGGCGGCGCGGGAAGCAACCTGGCTTGGAAGCGCGAAGACCTCGGCGGTCGCAGTACGCCGGTCGTGCTGCGCGGCAAACTCTATTACCTCACGCGTCACAATCCAGGCACGAACAAAGAGTGCGAAAAGATCGTCTGCCTCGACGCAGCGACTGGCGAAACGAAGTGGGAGAGCATTCACAACGTGTGGTCGAGCGATGTGCCCGACACGCGCGTCGGCTGGTCGAATGTCGTCGGCGATCCAGAGACCGGTTTTGTCTATGCTCTCGGCGCCAACGGTTTGTTCAAGTGTCTCGATGGCGAGAACGGCAAAATTCAGTGGCAGATTCCGCTGCATGAACAGTACGGCGTGCTCACAACCTATGGTGGTCGCACCAACAGCCCGATCATTTGCGAAGACATGGTGATCTTCGGCAGCGTGATTATCGGTTGGGGTGAAATGGCTCAGCCGGCGCATCGCATTCTGGCCTTCGACAAACGCAACGGCCAGGTTCGCTGGTTCATCAGCACGCGGCTGCGGCCCGAAGACACGATCTATAACAACCCGACCATCGCCGTGATCAAGGGCCAGAAGCTGATGATCACCGGCGCTGGCGACGGCTGGGTGTATGGTATTCAGCCGCGCACCGGCAAAAAGGTGTGGGAATATCAGTTCTCGAAGCGCGGTTTGAATCTCGCTCCGACTGTCGACGGCGATGTCATTTACATGGCCCACAGCGAAGAGAATCCGCCGCCAGATGTGACCAAGGTCGGCGCGGTTGCAGCCCTCGATGGCACGCAAGAAGGCAACGTTTCGAAGACGGCTGAAATTTGGAAGACGCTCGAAATCGCCGACGGCAAGAGCTCGATCCTGAAAGTGAAAGACCGCCTTTACTGCCCCGATGACGGCGGCAAACTCTTCGTGCTCGATGCCAAAGATGGCGAAGAAGTTTGTAAGAAGATCGGCCTCGGCACGATCAACTTCGGCGCACCGGTATACGCCGATGGCAAGATCTTCTACAGCGAGAAAAATGGTCGCTGGTACATCCTCACGCCGGACGAAACCAAAGGCGCGACTGGCTGGGAACGAACTGGCAAAGGCAAGACGAACGGCACCTTCAATCAGGGTGACGAATGCTGGGCTTCGCCCGTCGTTTCGCACGGCCGTCTGTATATTTTGACGACTGGAGCGCTCTACTGCTTCGAAGACAAAGCGAAGAAGAAGGGTGCCGATCCGCAGCCGCCGCAACCGCAAGAGTCGCCGGTTTCGGAAGACCAAACTCCAGCGCAACTGCAAATCGTGCCGGCCGAGTTGTTGCTCAAGCCGGGCGAAAAGCAAACGTACACGGCCCGCCTTTACAACGCCCGTGGTCAGTTCCTGAAGACCACCGAAGCCAAATTCGCCGTTGATGCCAATGGTACGATCACCGAGGGTGGTGAGTTCACGGCAGCCACCGATGCCAAGCACGTCGCAGCCATCGTCACAGCGAGCGTCGGTGAGTTGAAAGCGCGGGCTCGCGTTCGCATCATTCCGCCGCTGCCATGGAAGTTCGACATGGAAGGGCTGACCGATGCTCCAATCACTTGGATCGGTGCTCGCTATCGTCATCAGCTCCGCAAGGGTCCCGATGGCAACAGCTTCCTCGCGAAGATCACGACTATTCCCAAGGGAACACGCAGCCGTGCATCGCTCGGTCCATCGGATCTGCACGACTACACCATCCAAGCCGATATGCTGCCGCACGAACTCGACAAGAAACAGCCTGACATGGGCCTCATCGCTCAAGGCTATACCTTCGAGATCTCGGGCGAGCGAAACCTGCTGCAGATCGGCAGTTGGATCTCACACGACAAGCGTTACTTCGCGACCAAGAAGTTTGAGTTGGAACCCGGCAACTGGTACACGCTCAAACTGCAAGCCGCGAATGTCGATGGCCAAGCCGTGGTAAAAGCGAAGGTTTGGAAGCGGGCTGATAAGGAGCCGACCGAATGGTCGCTCGAGTTGACCGATCCGCAACCGAACAAGGTCGGCGCCCCCGGCCTCTTCGGCAACGCCACGAATGCGGAAGTGTTCATCGACAATGTGACCGTGACACCGAATAATTAA